The Shewanella sp. KX20019 genome window below encodes:
- the gspL gene encoding type II secretion system protein GspL: protein MSERLFIRLGQSFEQPCSWLIWSEQEQEIIGSGELSDASALSTLTERAGNRAVDVLVPASSITLTTVNLPEKGQRQAIKALPFMLEENLAQDVDELHFVVGPRQGDALSIAVVAHEQMQNWIEWLADAGLKAKCIVPDCLALPLAECNWAAITFGQDILLRTGEGSGVSLNKDWLDLALPLLLADSAEATTVAGYTELALTGAEVKEQPLDLPMLVLARGILNAPMNLLSGVYQPKREYGKHLSLWRNAVVVFAVVVVLALVNKGLNIHQMNTKADAVKVQSEQIYKQVIPGSSRVVNLRAQMESYVRKMQGGGSGSEFFAMLEGTKTAFSQVTDLKPTSLRFDSGRSEIRMQVKAKSYDQIEKFKEIISRSYKLDGGAMNSGESEVTSTLTIRSK from the coding sequence GTGAGTGAAAGACTATTCATCCGTTTAGGACAATCATTTGAGCAACCATGTTCGTGGCTCATTTGGTCTGAACAGGAGCAAGAAATTATAGGTTCTGGCGAGCTCAGTGATGCCAGTGCGCTGTCAACGCTTACTGAAAGAGCGGGTAACCGTGCGGTTGACGTTTTAGTCCCAGCATCTAGCATCACATTAACCACGGTAAACCTGCCGGAAAAGGGGCAGCGTCAAGCGATTAAAGCATTACCTTTTATGCTGGAAGAAAATTTGGCACAAGATGTTGATGAACTGCATTTTGTTGTCGGGCCACGTCAAGGTGATGCTCTCAGTATTGCGGTTGTCGCCCATGAGCAGATGCAAAATTGGATTGAATGGCTAGCCGACGCAGGCCTTAAAGCCAAATGTATCGTACCTGATTGCTTAGCACTGCCGCTGGCGGAATGTAACTGGGCCGCGATTACCTTTGGCCAAGATATTTTGCTTAGAACGGGAGAGGGTAGCGGTGTCAGTCTAAACAAAGACTGGTTAGATTTGGCTTTGCCACTATTGTTAGCCGATAGTGCAGAGGCAACCACAGTTGCTGGTTATACCGAATTGGCGTTGACAGGAGCCGAGGTTAAAGAGCAGCCGCTCGATCTGCCTATGCTGGTGCTCGCTCGAGGTATACTCAATGCGCCAATGAACCTATTGTCTGGCGTTTATCAACCTAAGCGCGAATATGGCAAGCACTTGAGTCTATGGCGCAATGCCGTCGTGGTATTTGCTGTTGTGGTGGTGCTGGCGCTGGTCAATAAAGGGCTCAATATCCATCAGATGAATACTAAAGCTGATGCGGTAAAGGTGCAGAGCGAACAGATCTATAAACAGGTTATTCCGGGCAGTTCTCGCGTCGTTAACCTGCGTGCTCAAATGGAAAGCTATGTACGTAAGATGCAAGGTGGCGGCAGTGGTAGTGAATTTTTTGCGATGCTGGAAGGAACAAAAACAGCATTTTCTCAAGTCACGGATTTAAAACCAACCTCATTACGCTTTGACAGTGGTCGTAGCGAGATCCGCATGCAGGTTAAGGCTAAGAGTTACGATCAGATTGAAAAGTTTAAAGAGATAATTTCCCGCTCATACAAGCTCGATGGCGGTGCAATGAATAGCGGTGAATCAGAAGTCACTAGCACCTTAACCATAAGGAGCAAATAA
- the gspK gene encoding type II secretion system minor pseudopilin GspK, with product MPTKQGGVALIVVLLIVAMVAIIATNITSRNQLSVRRTINLAQYDQAFWYAISAEEIAKKVLKQDLDDSDTVHMQQYWAQADVIFPAEKGEIAGKISDMQSCFNLNALSQMTKKVENGQPKMPLPAVQFKGLLVALGMDDFAAERLAHTLKDYIDEDMTAGPYGAEDAEYESRNVPYRAANTLMSHKSELRAVMGFTQDIYLKIAPYVCAVPGNNTQVLNVNTVPVEHAALIAGMLDNKISVGEAESIINQRPGDGFETIDEFWENSSITSLASDAQLKSSFGVTSSYFLLEAGAKVDSAVFRLESVLKGDSKKLEVLSRQFGGQK from the coding sequence ATGCCGACTAAACAAGGTGGCGTTGCACTCATTGTGGTGTTATTGATTGTGGCTATGGTGGCAATTATTGCCACCAATATCACCTCTCGCAACCAGTTGTCTGTCAGACGCACGATAAATTTAGCGCAATACGATCAAGCGTTTTGGTACGCCATATCCGCCGAAGAGATAGCCAAGAAAGTACTGAAACAAGATTTGGACGATTCAGATACTGTGCATATGCAGCAGTATTGGGCGCAAGCCGATGTGATTTTCCCCGCTGAAAAGGGTGAGATAGCCGGTAAAATTAGTGATATGCAGTCATGTTTTAACCTAAATGCGTTGTCACAAATGACCAAGAAAGTAGAAAATGGTCAACCCAAAATGCCTTTGCCTGCGGTGCAGTTTAAGGGCTTGTTAGTCGCATTGGGTATGGATGATTTTGCCGCCGAGCGCTTAGCGCACACCTTGAAAGATTATATCGATGAGGATATGACTGCTGGGCCATACGGTGCTGAAGATGCCGAGTATGAGTCGCGTAATGTCCCTTATCGCGCGGCTAATACCTTGATGAGCCACAAGAGTGAACTGCGCGCCGTGATGGGCTTTACTCAAGATATCTATCTGAAAATAGCGCCTTACGTTTGTGCTGTACCGGGTAATAACACCCAGGTGCTAAATGTTAATACTGTGCCTGTCGAGCACGCCGCTTTAATTGCTGGCATGCTCGATAATAAAATTTCGGTGGGTGAAGCCGAAAGCATCATTAACCAGCGCCCTGGTGACGGTTTTGAAACAATAGATGAGTTTTGGGAAAACTCCTCTATCACCAGTTTAGCCAGTGATGCACAGCTAAAATCAAGCTTTGGCGTGACCAGTAGTTATTTTTTGCTGGAAGCGGGGGCCAAGGTTGATAGCGCGGTATTTAGGCTTGAAAGTGTGCTCAAAGGCGATAGCAAAAAATTAGAAGTGTTATCCCGGCAGTTTGGCGGACAAAAATAA
- the gspJ gene encoding type II secretion system minor pseudopilin GspJ: MSLNQTRSNRGFTLLEMLIAIAIFAMLGLAANTVLHTVLQNDVVTREFAGKLKAMQQGFGIIERDLNQMVARTPRLLEGGRATTVFQAGDNMLDSESESLVFFRLGWLNPDGMLPRGSLQSVAYVVIDEQLQRWYYPYPEPEVGAEPIKTVIMEKVISVEYAFFTEDKWERKTDATNLPKAIAMEIEFEDLGKVQRKFLLPLGAPAGSGSSGSNGNSGGNNGSNGDDSSEEGKKG, encoded by the coding sequence ATGTCCTTAAATCAGACTAGATCTAATCGTGGCTTTACGCTGCTAGAGATGCTGATCGCCATTGCAATTTTTGCCATGTTAGGGCTTGCCGCAAATACGGTATTGCACACGGTATTACAAAACGACGTTGTGACTCGCGAGTTCGCGGGCAAATTAAAAGCGATGCAACAAGGTTTTGGGATCATTGAGCGCGATCTAAATCAGATGGTGGCTCGTACGCCAAGACTGCTCGAAGGGGGGCGTGCTACCACAGTATTTCAGGCCGGTGACAATATGCTCGACTCCGAATCTGAGTCATTGGTTTTCTTCCGGTTGGGCTGGCTCAACCCAGATGGAATGTTGCCTCGAGGCAGCTTGCAGTCAGTTGCTTATGTGGTGATTGACGAGCAACTGCAGCGTTGGTATTACCCCTACCCAGAACCTGAAGTAGGTGCAGAACCGATTAAAACCGTAATAATGGAAAAGGTTATCTCTGTGGAGTACGCTTTTTTCACTGAAGATAAGTGGGAGCGCAAGACAGACGCTACCAATCTGCCCAAGGCGATAGCCATGGAAATTGAGTTTGAAGACCTAGGCAAGGTGCAGCGTAAGTTTTTGCTGCCGTTAGGTGCGCCTGCAGGTAGTGGTTCTAGTGGCTCTAATGGTAACAGCGGTGGAAATAATGGCAGCAACGGCGATGACAGTTCCGAAGAGGGCAAAAAAGGTTGA
- the gspI gene encoding type II secretion system minor pseudopilin GspI yields MFNKQRGMTLLEVIVALAVFSIAAVSITKSLGEQMANMPILEERTMAQWVAHNQMVEARLEPTFPDIGRKDGQEQLAGKDWYWRKQVVKTTDDNFRMIRITISDDERFDRVIAEVSSYVLKSD; encoded by the coding sequence ATGTTTAATAAGCAGCGCGGTATGACCCTGCTTGAAGTCATTGTCGCTTTGGCGGTTTTTTCTATTGCCGCGGTATCAATTACCAAGAGTTTAGGCGAGCAGATGGCCAATATGCCGATCTTGGAAGAGCGCACCATGGCACAGTGGGTAGCGCATAACCAAATGGTTGAAGCTCGTTTAGAGCCAACGTTTCCTGATATTGGTCGTAAAGATGGTCAAGAACAGTTAGCGGGCAAAGATTGGTACTGGCGCAAACAGGTTGTTAAGACAACCGATGATAATTTTAGAATGATACGAATAACCATCAGTGACGATGAGCGTTTTGATCGTGTCATTGCTGAGGTGAGCAGTTATGTCCTTAAATCAGACTAG
- the gspH gene encoding type II secretion system minor pseudopilin GspH, with product MTLPRVARARQAGFTLMEVLLVVLLMGLAASAVTLSMGGASQQKGLERLAVQFMMSAEMVLDETVLSGQFIGIVVEKDSYEYVYYDEEGKWKRLEQDRLLSAKQMEPGIELHLVLDGLPLVQDDEEDDSWFDEPLIEKSADDKKKYPEPQILLFPSGEMSAFELSFVTKNEMDKEIEVVVVGDVLGRLKLDHEDDEL from the coding sequence ATGACATTGCCACGCGTTGCTCGAGCACGTCAAGCGGGCTTCACCTTAATGGAGGTGTTGCTCGTTGTGTTACTGATGGGGTTAGCGGCGTCAGCTGTGACCTTAAGTATGGGCGGCGCCAGCCAACAGAAAGGGCTCGAACGTCTGGCGGTGCAATTTATGATGTCAGCAGAGATGGTGCTAGATGAAACAGTACTCAGTGGCCAATTCATCGGCATTGTGGTCGAAAAAGACAGTTATGAATATGTCTATTACGACGAAGAGGGTAAATGGAAACGCTTAGAGCAAGACCGACTTTTATCTGCAAAACAGATGGAGCCTGGGATTGAGTTGCATCTTGTACTGGATGGTTTACCGCTAGTGCAAGACGACGAAGAGGATGACAGCTGGTTTGATGAACCTCTGATTGAAAAGTCAGCTGACGATAAAAAGAAATATCCGGAGCCGCAAATCTTGCTGTTCCCAAGTGGCGAAATGAGTGCCTTTGAGCTGTCATTTGTGACTAAGAATGAAATGGATAAAGAGATCGAAGTGGTTGTGGTCGGCGATGTGTTGGGGAGATTAAAATTGGATCATGAAGATGATGAACTCTAG
- the gspG gene encoding type II secretion system major pseudopilin GspG, protein MQTRSKQKGFTLLEVMVVIVILGILASMVVPNLMGNKDKADQQKAVSDIIALENALDMYRLDNSIYPSTEQGLEALVQKPNMSPEPRNYREDGYVKRLPQDPWRNDYLLLSPGENGKLDIFSVGPDGQAGTEDDIGNWNLQNFQ, encoded by the coding sequence ATGCAAACTCGTAGTAAACAAAAAGGTTTTACGCTTTTAGAAGTGATGGTGGTTATCGTTATTCTAGGTATTTTGGCCTCAATGGTTGTGCCTAACTTGATGGGCAACAAAGATAAAGCCGATCAACAAAAAGCAGTTTCAGACATTATCGCGCTGGAAAATGCGCTAGATATGTATCGATTAGATAACAGTATCTATCCATCGACAGAGCAAGGTCTTGAAGCATTAGTGCAGAAGCCAAATATGTCGCCAGAGCCACGTAACTACCGTGAAGATGGCTATGTTAAGCGTTTACCACAAGATCCATGGCGCAATGACTACCTGCTTCTAAGTCCGGGTGAAAATGGTAAGTTAGATATCTTCAGTGTAGGACCTGATGGTCAGGCCGGTACAGAAGATGATATTGGTAACTGGAATCTGCAGAACTTCCAATAA
- the gspF gene encoding type II secretion system inner membrane protein GspF encodes MPAFEYKALDKAGKQQKGVVEADTARHARGQLRELRLMPLEITPVVEKESKAKSAGASFFKRGISVSELALLTRQIATLVAAGLPIEEALKAVGQQCEKDRLASMIMAVRSRVVEGYSLADSMAEFPHIFDELYRAMVASGEKSGHLEVVLNRLADYTERRQQLKSKMTQAMIYPVVLTVVAVGVIAILLAAVVPQVVGQFEHMGQELPWTTELLISASDFIRDYGLLVLGLLIGMFVLLKRLLVVPANRMKYDTLLLRLPVISKVSKSLNTARFARTLSILAASSVPLLDAMRIASDVLVNVRVKAAVEEATLRVREGTSLGTALANTKLFPPMMLYMITSGEKSGQLEQMLERAADNQDREFESNVTIALGVFEPMLVVSMAAVVLFIVLAILQPILALNNLIGG; translated from the coding sequence ATGCCAGCATTTGAATATAAAGCATTAGATAAGGCCGGCAAGCAACAAAAAGGTGTTGTTGAAGCTGATACCGCGAGGCATGCCCGAGGCCAACTAAGAGAGTTACGTTTGATGCCGCTGGAAATAACACCAGTGGTAGAAAAAGAGAGTAAAGCTAAATCTGCTGGCGCGAGCTTTTTTAAACGCGGCATATCTGTGTCTGAATTGGCCCTGCTTACCCGTCAAATTGCCACCTTGGTCGCCGCGGGTTTGCCGATAGAAGAGGCGCTTAAAGCGGTTGGTCAACAATGTGAAAAAGATCGTTTAGCCAGCATGATTATGGCGGTTCGTTCACGTGTTGTTGAGGGTTACAGCCTAGCCGACTCCATGGCGGAGTTTCCGCATATTTTTGATGAACTCTATCGCGCTATGGTGGCATCAGGCGAAAAATCGGGTCACTTAGAAGTGGTCTTAAACCGCCTTGCTGACTATACCGAACGTCGTCAACAACTGAAAAGTAAGATGACTCAAGCGATGATCTACCCGGTCGTGTTAACGGTTGTTGCGGTTGGCGTGATCGCCATTTTACTCGCGGCCGTGGTGCCACAGGTCGTTGGTCAGTTCGAGCATATGGGGCAAGAGCTACCGTGGACCACTGAGTTACTCATTAGTGCGTCAGATTTCATCCGAGATTACGGCTTGCTGGTTCTTGGGCTGCTTATCGGAATGTTTGTGTTATTGAAGCGCTTACTCGTGGTACCAGCCAATAGAATGAAATACGATACGCTATTATTGCGCTTGCCTGTGATCAGTAAAGTCAGTAAGAGTTTAAATACCGCTCGTTTTGCGCGTACCTTAAGTATTTTAGCCGCGAGTTCGGTGCCACTGCTTGATGCCATGCGTATTGCGAGTGATGTATTGGTTAATGTAAGAGTAAAAGCCGCCGTCGAAGAAGCCACTCTGCGGGTGCGCGAGGGCACGAGTTTGGGTACTGCCTTAGCAAATACTAAACTTTTCCCGCCAATGATGCTCTATATGATTACCTCGGGTGAAAAAAGTGGCCAACTCGAACAGATGTTGGAGCGAGCTGCAGATAACCAAGATCGTGAGTTTGAGTCAAATGTTACCATTGCTCTTGGTGTCTTTGAGCCTATGTTGGTTGTTAGCATGGCAGCGGTAGTTCTATTTATTGTGTTAGCGATTCTTCAGCCGATTTTAGCGCTGAATAATCTTATCGGTGGTTAA
- the gspE gene encoding type II secretion system ATPase GspE, translated as MSENNIQAADELAQVSNELGLVSEAEADEVFHSTSKERLPFAFAHRFNAALDKDENGVLSLYHTTGTPLSALLEARRYSGKSLPLIKLEEAAFETRLTQAYQANSSEAQQMMEDIGNEMDLFTLAEELPQTEDLLEGDDDAPIIKLINALLSEAIKEEASDIHIETYEKQLVVRFRVDGILKEVLKPNRKLSSLLVSRIKVMARLDIAEKRVPQDGRISLRIAGRAVDVRVSTMPSSHGERVVLRLLDKNAGNLDLVQLGMTEDVRVQFDELIRKPHGIILVTGPTGSGKSTTLYAGLTELNSIDTNILTVEDPIEYELEGIGQTQVNTKVDMTFARGLRAILRQDPDVVMIGEIRDLETAQIAVQASLTGHMVISTLHTNTASGSITRLQDMGVEPFLVSSSLLGVLAQRLIRTLCKHCKEEHVPDERERELLGIALDDPRTICRAKGCKECGHNGYRGRTGIHELLTVDDSVRELIHTGRGELAIEKHIRKTVPSIRHDGMSKVLLGKTTLEEVLRVTREE; from the coding sequence ATGAGTGAGAATAATATCCAAGCGGCTGATGAGCTAGCACAAGTATCAAATGAACTTGGATTGGTGTCTGAAGCGGAAGCTGACGAAGTTTTTCATTCGACCAGCAAGGAGCGGCTGCCTTTTGCATTTGCGCATCGATTTAATGCCGCATTAGATAAAGATGAGAATGGTGTTTTATCGCTCTACCATACAACAGGTACGCCTTTATCGGCGCTGTTGGAAGCTCGTCGATACAGCGGCAAGTCGTTACCACTGATCAAGCTAGAGGAGGCAGCGTTTGAAACACGCTTAACCCAAGCTTATCAAGCCAATTCATCAGAAGCGCAGCAGATGATGGAAGATATTGGTAACGAGATGGACCTGTTTACCCTGGCTGAAGAGTTACCTCAAACAGAGGACTTGCTAGAGGGTGACGATGATGCACCGATCATTAAACTGATTAACGCACTTCTGTCGGAAGCCATTAAAGAAGAAGCTTCCGATATCCATATCGAAACCTATGAAAAGCAGCTGGTCGTGCGTTTCCGTGTCGACGGTATCTTAAAAGAGGTCCTAAAGCCAAATCGCAAACTATCGTCACTGTTAGTATCGCGTATTAAGGTCATGGCACGATTAGATATTGCTGAAAAACGGGTACCACAAGATGGTCGTATTTCACTGCGTATCGCAGGCCGTGCAGTCGATGTTCGTGTATCGACCATGCCATCAAGCCATGGTGAGCGTGTGGTGCTGCGTCTACTCGATAAAAATGCCGGTAATTTAGATCTGGTTCAGCTGGGTATGACTGAAGATGTCCGAGTGCAGTTCGATGAACTTATCCGCAAACCCCACGGTATTATCTTGGTCACAGGGCCTACAGGTTCGGGTAAAAGTACCACCCTGTATGCAGGCCTAACTGAACTCAATTCCATTGATACCAATATTCTAACTGTCGAAGATCCTATTGAGTACGAGTTAGAGGGTATTGGTCAAACGCAGGTCAACACCAAAGTTGATATGACATTTGCTCGCGGTCTGCGTGCTATCTTGCGTCAAGATCCCGATGTGGTGATGATTGGTGAAATTCGAGATTTAGAGACGGCACAAATTGCAGTACAAGCTTCGTTGACCGGTCACATGGTGATATCAACACTGCATACCAATACTGCTTCAGGTTCTATTACACGTTTACAAGATATGGGTGTTGAGCCTTTTCTTGTGTCGTCGAGCTTGCTGGGCGTACTCGCGCAGCGACTGATTAGAACCTTATGTAAGCACTGTAAAGAGGAGCATGTACCTGACGAGCGTGAAAGAGAGCTGCTGGGTATTGCACTTGATGACCCACGCACCATTTGCCGCGCTAAAGGTTGTAAAGAGTGTGGTCATAATGGTTATCGCGGTCGTACGGGGATCCATGAACTGCTCACTGTCGATGATAGTGTGCGTGAATTGATCCATACCGGTCGCGGCGAGTTAGCGATTGAGAAGCATATTCGCAAAACGGTACCAAGTATTCGTCATGATGGTATGAGTAAAGTACTGCTAGGGAAAACGACCCTTGAAGAAGTGCTGCGTGTTACTCGCGAGGAATAA
- the gspD gene encoding type II secretion system secretin GspD: MNNKRIRRRLIAGMVMGASLLAPQLAWSEQYAANFKGTDIQEFINIVGKNLNRTIIVDPTVRGKINVRSYDLLDDDQYYQFFLNVLQVYGYAVVEMDNNIIKVIKDKDAKTASIRVADDNAPGLGDEMVTRIVALYNTEAKQLAPLLRQLNDNAGGGNVVNYDPSNVLMISGRAAVVNKLVEIVRRVDKQGDTAVEVVKLEFASAGEIVRIIDTLYRSTANQAQMPGQAPKVVADERTNGVIVSGDEKSRQRVVKLIKQLDAEQASTGNTKVRYLRYAKAEDLVEVLTGFADQLVAEKGGSAQSGSKRRNEINIMAHNDTNALVISAEPDQMRTIESVINQLDIRRAQVLVEAIIVEVGEGDDVGFGVQWATAAGGGTQFNNLGPTIGEIGAGVWQAQPEKASQTCTGSGDTQTCTDNPDTQGDITLLAQALGKVNGMAWGVAMGDFGALVQAVSSDTKSNVLATPSITTLDNQEASFIVGDEVPILTGSQNSSNGNSNPFQTVERKEVGVKLKVIPQVNEGNAVKLTIEQEVSGINGKTGVDVTFATRRLTTTVMADSGQIVVLGGLIKEEVQESVQKVPFLGDIPIIGHLFKSSSSGKKKTNLMVFIKPTIIRDGITMEGIAGRKYNYFRALQLEQQARGVNLMPNTDVPILEEWDQEAYLPEEVNEVLNRYKAGKGLDTKMRETDPALKRISESKDADAEKAETTDEAAEVEQTTDEDSADE, translated from the coding sequence ATGAATAATAAAAGGATTAGACGCAGACTAATCGCCGGTATGGTTATGGGAGCGTCATTATTAGCGCCACAGCTTGCCTGGTCTGAGCAATATGCGGCTAACTTTAAGGGCACAGATATTCAAGAGTTTATCAACATTGTTGGTAAGAATTTGAATCGCACTATTATTGTCGATCCTACCGTTCGCGGCAAAATTAATGTTAGAAGTTATGATCTTTTAGATGACGATCAATACTATCAATTTTTCCTCAACGTACTGCAAGTCTATGGTTATGCCGTTGTTGAAATGGACAACAACATCATCAAGGTCATCAAAGATAAAGATGCTAAAACAGCATCTATTCGAGTCGCAGATGATAATGCACCTGGCTTGGGTGATGAGATGGTCACCCGCATCGTTGCACTTTATAACACAGAAGCAAAGCAGCTCGCACCACTCCTGCGTCAGCTGAATGATAATGCCGGCGGTGGTAATGTTGTCAACTACGACCCATCAAACGTATTGATGATCTCAGGTCGTGCCGCTGTTGTTAATAAGTTAGTTGAAATTGTACGTCGGGTCGACAAGCAAGGTGATACCGCAGTTGAAGTGGTCAAACTAGAATTTGCTTCAGCGGGCGAAATTGTCCGTATAATCGACACCCTTTATCGTTCAACGGCTAATCAAGCACAAATGCCTGGTCAGGCGCCTAAAGTTGTTGCTGATGAACGTACCAACGGCGTGATCGTCAGTGGCGACGAAAAGAGTCGTCAACGTGTGGTTAAACTCATTAAACAATTGGATGCCGAGCAAGCAAGTACCGGCAATACTAAAGTTCGCTATTTGCGTTACGCCAAAGCGGAAGATTTGGTTGAAGTGCTAACCGGTTTTGCCGATCAACTCGTTGCAGAGAAAGGCGGCTCAGCTCAAAGTGGTAGCAAGCGTCGTAATGAAATCAATATCATGGCGCATAACGATACCAATGCACTGGTTATTAGTGCTGAACCTGATCAGATGCGGACCATCGAGAGTGTGATCAATCAATTAGATATCCGCCGTGCGCAAGTATTGGTTGAAGCGATTATTGTTGAAGTCGGCGAAGGTGATGATGTTGGTTTCGGTGTGCAGTGGGCAACAGCCGCCGGCGGTGGAACACAGTTTAACAACTTAGGCCCAACCATTGGTGAGATTGGCGCCGGTGTGTGGCAGGCGCAGCCTGAAAAAGCATCGCAAACATGTACAGGCTCTGGTGATACTCAAACCTGTACTGATAACCCAGATACACAAGGTGATATTACCCTGCTGGCACAAGCGTTAGGTAAAGTGAATGGTATGGCTTGGGGCGTGGCAATGGGCGACTTTGGTGCACTGGTTCAAGCTGTGTCGAGTGATACCAAGTCCAATGTACTCGCTACACCGTCAATTACTACTCTTGATAACCAAGAAGCCTCATTCATTGTCGGTGATGAGGTGCCGATCCTTACGGGCAGCCAAAACTCTAGTAATGGCAACAGTAACCCATTCCAAACCGTTGAGCGTAAAGAGGTCGGTGTTAAGCTAAAGGTGATCCCTCAAGTTAACGAAGGTAATGCGGTTAAGCTCACCATCGAACAAGAGGTCTCAGGTATTAACGGTAAAACAGGTGTCGATGTAACGTTTGCTACTCGCCGCTTAACCACTACCGTAATGGCTGATTCTGGCCAGATAGTGGTACTGGGTGGTTTGATTAAAGAAGAGGTACAAGAGTCGGTGCAAAAAGTGCCATTCTTGGGCGATATCCCTATTATTGGTCATCTATTTAAGTCATCTTCAAGTGGCAAGAAAAAGACCAACTTAATGGTGTTTATTAAGCCAACGATTATTCGTGACGGTATCACCATGGAAGGCATCGCAGGCCGTAAGTATAACTACTTCCGTGCGCTGCAACTTGAACAGCAAGCACGTGGTGTTAACTTAATGCCAAATACCGATGTACCAATTCTAGAAGAGTGGGATCAAGAGGCGTATCTACCTGAAGAGGTGAATGAAGTGCTGAATCGCTATAAAGCAGGCAAGGGGCTAGATACTAAAATGCGTGAAACCGACCCTGCCTTAAAGCGTATCTCTGAGAGCAAAGATGCTGACGCAGAGAAAGCCGAAACCACAGACGAGGCAGCTGAAGTAGAACAAACTACTGATGAAGATTCAGCAGATGAGTGA